One Urocitellus parryii isolate mUroPar1 chromosome 9, mUroPar1.hap1, whole genome shotgun sequence DNA segment encodes these proteins:
- the LOC144256895 gene encoding ORM1-like protein 1, which yields MNVGVAHSEVNPNTRVMNSRGMWLTYALGVGLLHIVLLSIPFFSVPVAWTLTNIIHNLGMYVFLHAVKGTPFETPDQGKARLLTHWEQLDYGVQFTSSRKFFTISPIILYFLASFYTKYDSTHFILNTASLLSVLIPKMPQLHGVRIFGINKY from the coding sequence ATGAATGTTGGAGTTGCCCACAGTGAAGTGAATCCAAATACCCGTGTAATGAATAGCCGGGGTATGTGGCTGACATATGCATTGGGAGTTGGCTTGCTCCATATTGTCTTACTCAGCATTCCTTTCTTCAGTGTTCCTGTTGCTTGGACCTTAACAAATATTATACATAATCTGGGGATGTATGTATTTTTGCATGCAGTAAAAGGAACACCTTTTGAAACTCCTGACCAAGGTAAAGCAAGGCTCCTAACTCATTGGGAACAACTGGACTATGGAGTACAGTTTACATCTTCACGGAAGTTTTTCACAATTTCTCCAATAATTCTATATTTTCTGGCAAGTTTCTATACGAAGTATGATTCAACTCACTTCATCCTAAACACAGCTTCTCTTCTGAGTGTGCTTATTCCCAAAATGCCCCAACTACATGGTGTTCGGATCTTTGGAATTAATAAGTATTGA